From the genome of Solanum stenotomum isolate F172 chromosome 5, ASM1918654v1, whole genome shotgun sequence:
ATTTCTCAGTTTTATGACCCTTTTTTTATGGCTGTGGTGTTTGGGCTGACTTTTacacacctcgactaattccacgagATACAGGTACCAAGTAACTCAATCACCAAATGGTTCTCAACCCATTCATTAACTATTAGGCCACACCCTACAAGAGCATGTCCCTAAGGGTAAATGGAAAAGTTAAAGAATttccaaatattaaaatgctcattctttttggtttgatactactcttttctttttctaaaatggCATATTTGTTCATGCTTTAATATGTTATACTAGAGCCGAGGGTCTTTGGAAACAACCCCtataccttcacaaggtaggagGTAAGGTCCGAGACCCCACTTGTGAAATTACACATGGTATGTTGTAcatattaacaaataaaatcgTGGATTTAATAATTTACAAAGTTCTACCAACAAGAAGACATCTTTATAGAATAGACTAATAAACAAAAGATTGTTGAGATTAATAATATACACAACTACTAACAAGGAACAAgcataaatgaagaaaaaacaatCAAGCCAAAAAAGCACTTCATCAGTTCTGAATGTGGTGTCTGGGCCAACTTTCATGCActtcgactaattccacgggatacaTGTCACCTCCTACCAGCAACAAGTACTAAGTGACTCTATCACGAGGTTCAGACAGAGGAGGAACAATCACCTAGTGTTATTTGTCTCCACAGGACATCATAACGTGATatctcatggttctcaaccacttcattaaCCAACAAGCCACACCCTTAGCTGCTATATGACACTTCTATAGGAGTCACATGTTTTATTCGACTATAATTTTGGAatataaaaaagttattgaCTTTTGCCTCTTTCTAGTTGTttagataaattaattaaagaataaaCAATCACGCACACCAATAATTGAACAATCCCACCGACGTAATCAGAAACATATAGGAATCAATTACGATATACATAAAGATTTAAAAAGATCAAAACCAGCATGAGATTGAAAAGGATGCTCTGATCAACTTTGACGAATTCAACATCAAAAGTTTTAAGATCCTCTTTAGCGGTCTTATCTTCAGCTTTAGGAACCTCCACATGGCGCTTGCAATATTCGATGACCTTGGCTAAGATCTTGCCAGTAACGTTGTGTAGAGGGATGATGGTGTTAGCGCAGTCATCCTCTATCAAATGTTTAATTGTCTCCGATTCTAGCGCCACCGCCTCATCGACCTCAAAGGTCTCTCCGTCGAAGCTCCTCAAACTGATCATCTTTGAAGGAGAATTCTAAACCGATCAACAAACCCTAATTGTAGGctagagagaagaaaaagaggcAAGAGTGAGCAAACCTTGTAGGATTTActatttatattacttttatttatttatatttatattcatttttttatattatcccTTATTTAGAAATGACAGCTTCTTAGACGAACACAACATTACAGAATTGgaccaaaatctatttaaatTGTACTGTGATGCATTTAATATTTTGCTATTTGTGGCCCTATTTTATTGGCTATtaaatttcattcatttttggGAGACATCTTTATTCTGAAATATCACATGTGTCTTTATTTGCTTATTCATTATACTTACTACAAAATATAGACCTTGGCTTTCTCTTTCCACTTCCCACATCCCACAGGTTCAAATAACTCTTCATCTACTCAAAGCTCTCTTCATCTTCCATATTCTGATAGTGTTGCTGCAGTTTAAGGTATTTCTTCTCCCTttgttcttcttctctcttcaattttctttgtgCTCAGATGATAAAATGAGAATGACAGttcttattatgtattttgattctcttttttgtttcttagaaTATGTACACTTAGCTATTAAAACCCCAACGCCTAAAAGGAATAATTAAGCTGAGGTTCTctagattttctttttatttatcttacttTCAAACATGATATCAGAATAAGCATAAAACTTAATCTTCTGTGCAACTACTAGTGGAGAAGAAACTCCTGTCCATTGTGCATCATTCCAAAGACTGTGCAACAATTAGTCAGAATAAGCGGGCGTTGACCCTCAACAAATACCACTACTGTGTTTGGAACTCTTTGGCAATCCAACCCTAGAAAACCCATTATCACCATACTCTTTACGTGTTGTCACACACCGGGAAGAAGTCTGATTTGGCGGTGAGATTCACCCATATGCCGGTGCGTGTGAGGGAGTCTAGCGACTCTTTGGCGACGTTCATTCTTCTGTGGAACACGCCTCCTCAATTCAACATCACCCATCCAAGTTCCACTGCTTTCTGACAACTTTCCAACTAGGCAGTCCACTTCTCCGGCGACGACTGATACATAATTTACATAGGGGAAGATAAAGGATAGAATTTGTTAGGGATAACATGTTAGCATTTCAGTTGGTTATGTTAGTTAGGAGTTTTTTAATACACTAAGGGCGGGAAAGTTTGTTAGTGGCAGTTGGCTTCAGAAAAGTTAGATCTGATCCAAGTACAGCTATACAGAGAAGTAATCCTCTATTGATTGATCATGAATACATTTACATTTGTCTCAAttacaatcttcttcttctacaattCTCTTCCCCCATTTGTCTCAATTACATTTCACTTGAATTACTCTGTAGAGTTCCTATTTTAGCTTAAAATTCTCGAGCTTAGAGTTGAGCTCCTGGAATTCTGTTACCAGTGGTATAAGAGCTATTGAATCCTTGGCATCAATGGCGAAGGGCACTAAGGCAATTGGAGAACCCACCAGTGGAACCCCTACTTCAGAGGTAGCTGAATTGTGTGAGATGATGCAGAAATTGGAGTTTTAGCAGGTAAAGTTTCATCTCTGAAAAAATTGGACCAACCAGTAGTTGAATTGAAGAATCAATTAGCAGCTTCTGGGGAGACTCGAAGGAATAAAACCCCATAGGAATAGGAGTAAGGTCCTTCCCGGAGCTCGTTGGTTATGGAGGAGAATCTTGTATGCATGTCATGAATAGTTTCCCGCTCCTTCATTGTGAAGTTCTCAAATTGGGTGGTAAGCATATCCACTTTTGATTCCTTCACCTGCTTTGTGCCCTCATGGGCTGTTTTCAAACAATCCCAGATTTCTTTTGCCGACTCACAAGCAGAGACGAGGTGGTATTCTTCAGCACCTATACCACACACTAGCAACTTCTTAGCTTTATAACTTTTCTCGATCTTCTTTCTGTCCACCTCGTTGTACTGTTGGCGAGTCTTTGGAACGACTTTTGTAATTTCACCATCTTTCACTTCGGTTGTTGGGATGATGGGTCCATCCAACACAATATCCCACAACTCGCCGTCTTCAACCATTAAATAGTCGTGCATCCTTGTTTTCCACCAGCTATAGAACTGGCCATTGAAACGAGGTTGTCTTGTTGACGATTGTCCTTCTTCTAGGTTCAATGGAGCAGCCATATCTTTTTACAAGAATCTCTCTCTTGTTGTTAACCAGCTAGAGAGCatctgctctgataccaattgataGAATACGTGTGTCCACTATCAGTCAACGGACCGGGTCCCTTGACTCAACAAGAATAGTAATAAAGcgtaaacaacaaacaaaagaCAACACAAGcagtttacgtggaaacctctttgctcaagggagtaaaaccacgacctgtctcaCAGGATTTTCAACCATTTCAGTAATCTCTTCAAGCAAAAGTGAAACACAGATACAACCAAATGAGATTAAGTTATTATCTCAAAGCTAAGTAATAACTCTATTACTTATTGAACCTAAGAAGATAccacactgcccactaagctatcaccCCTAGATAACTTAGAATTCAACTAAGCAGATACCACACTGCCCACTAAATCAACTAACTTCTAAatgacttagaatttgactaagcaGATACAAGACTGCCCACTAAATCAGTAAACTCTAATCGATTTAGACTTTAACAAAACGAACAAAGATTTGAATCCTTTATAAATTAGGAACATATTTACAATGCAAGCATGGAAGATATAATCCTAAGACAACTAGACAGCTTGCagctctatcaggtccctttTGCTCTTGAGGATGATACTTCTTGAAAGTGGCTCTTTGCAAAtgttcttgagaattttcaagTTGCAAAAACTGAGGTTGTGTCTATTGGACATAACCTTTATGAAGAATAGACACAACCTTCGAGGCAATGCCATTGGCCGAGGTTTCTTCCATAGTTGGAGACTGCACAAACCAATTGTACTTTTTACAGCCTGGCATTTGTGTGTACATTGACACAAGGATCAGGTCCCTTTACAAGGTCCCATggtttgtcaaatcatcaaaactgcaAATAACatttttcccctttttgatgatgacaaattCCACACAAATGCCTTCATTTTCATTCCCCCTGTCAACATGCCTTGCATTTCATTTCCCTGTCAACCTGCCTTCCCGACCTAAGCAACCAACATTTTTTCCCCTTTTGGCATCATAAAAAAGAAGTGCAGTAAACCAGCATAACAAGTAAGTTTGCAAAGTAAGATCATAGCCAGGGGCAACACAAACACGGTGAGAAAACAAGATTAAGCAAAGATTAATCACAACCAAACAGGAACCAATTTCATTGCACAAAAGATAGCAGTCAATACATTAAAATTAAACTGATATTGAGAACCCCGGACACTGTCCACACAAGAGAAAGACACATGAACAGAAAGGGAAGGACTATGTAGATGGAGGCTGATGGGAGAAGGACTTGATAACAAGAGCAAGTCGATCATTTGCTTCATCATTATCTTTGATCACTTTCTCTTGAGGATGATACTTcttgaaagtgggtctttgcaaatgttcttgagaattttcaagTTGCAAAAACTGAGGTAGTGTCTATTGGACATAACCTTTATGAAGAATAGACACAACCTTCGAGGCCATGCCATTGGCCGAGGTTTCTGCCACAGTTGGAAACTGTGCACCAACCAATTGTACTTTTTACCGCCTACATTTATGTGTACATTGACACAAGGATCATGTCCCTTTACAAGGTCCCATggtttgtcaaatcatcaaaactgcaAATAACAGTGCCCTTTTTATACttcttattctttcttcttttaaattgaATCAACATCTCTTCCAACATTTCCAGATGAAGGACCTAGGCATATTGAGGTATTCTCTAGGCATTGAGGTCACACCTCCAAATTAAGAATTGTCATCTCATAGTGTAAGTTTGCCCTAGAGATTCTTATTGTAGACCCATTGATACTCATATCGACTTGTAATAGACAAATATGATAGGTTGTTACCTTACAATGCCTTCATGATCAAAAGCAGCATGACACCAAGAGGGCATACTCTCAGAAACTGTCACTGTTGGATCCATTGCATTCCTGTGAAAGATTAATATTGGTCATGAAGGGGCTAACTGTGAGGTCTGGACATAAGCATGTCAGCGGTGCAGTTCGGTATAAAGTTACCTTCATATTTCTATATACAGGTTTTGCATAGAGTGATCTATTTCAAGAATATAGCGATCAATCATTCCAGCAGAATTACATGCAGGTCTAAGATCTCCTCTAACAGAACATTTTACCTGCAAGTAGCAACAAAATTTACCATCTTATATTACAAATAAGTATAAGATAATTGATAGAAAAGTTCTCCAACTTGATCAATTAGGAATAGAACTGATCATACACAAAGCGGTAACAAGGGATCAGTCATTTTTAAGGTTCTATTGGATTAAAGTGATAATAAGCTTCTAAAGGATAAGAATTGATCACAAAAGTTCTTGACTTTGAACAAGTGTTTTACATGCTAAATCAAAGGTAGAAATATTAGTACTGATATCACTCAAAGCAGTAATGACTCATCACATTCATCTTTAAGCTTCTGTAGAGTTCTTAACGTGTTGCTTGGAGCCACTTACGTAGTCAcattgtttttactttttagaaTACAGTTCAGATTAAGGGGAATAGAAAGCAAACAACTGCTAACTCATAAATGGTGCTTCCTGGTGACTGCAACACACTGAATTGCCAGTCAGGGACATATAGACCATATAACAACCCACAATATATAGCAGACAATAGGAACATGATACACCTAAAAATGAAGCAAAATGTTGTTAGGTAAAACTAGAGACAATGATAACCATAGAGGACAAGAAACAACACTATATAAAAGGAAGATCGATaaacccttcggggtggcccagtggtttgggcttgggacttccatgttggaggtctcaagttcgaaaccccttgccagcgaaagcaaagggtttgccttctgggtcgagctcgttgcaccgggcttgcctagtgtgggttacctctcctatgtggtttgcaagctattgcataggagcgggggttttaccctgtgcacatccaaagggtagcggctgcgggtttcccttgtcataaaaaaagaagaagatcgATAATAAGACTGTCAATATCATTGCAGTTGGACTCACTAGGTTTCCAATAAAAACACACAAATGTCTCCTCTTTTGCCTATTTAATCTATCGGTTAATTACCAATGAGGCCTATTTCAAGTAGTTGAGTTGAGACCTTGTACCAACATGTCATGGGTTTGACTTCCACCAGCGACAAGCTAGATTTTTATCTAACTTAAAGGGGATAAATGCCTACTTATGAGAAGCTGACAAGACACACTTATGGTTCCACTAAGGAAAAAAACTTGCCCGCAACTAAGATTTAGCTTGGTACAATAAGAAATAGTTTAAGCTCTCAGTTTATCTGATTATGCTCCATTtatcaaaaggaaaaagaaaatcaacattGTTAAGATACTTGATCTATATTCTTCCTTTTCCGTTTCCAAAGCAATACCTTCATGATGCAGAAACAGAAGATATATGTAGTACTCCTAATAATTgcacaatcaaaacaaaaaatctaCCTGAAAATCAGGGATGTAGTTGTCTTACCATTgccaaatataatttttgaaaaaggcAACTCTTTTTATCCCTTGACATGGATGTCATATCTTGCACAAAGCAGCTGTAATATATCCAACAACTATTCTCTGcataaatgaaaagaaatgtATAATATTCTGAACAATTAATTGAAATGAACAGGTTACATGCATAAGTTCTTCATCTGCACCTATCTATTGACCTAGTTAGTAGTAATCCTtctaacaagaaaatgaaaacttCTTATAATAATCAGGGAAACCAGGTTAGGATGCTACTCTTGAAGAATCAGCATCTATCACAGAAATAGCTACATAGGAAGTTAATCCATATAGGCACTTCACCAAAACTATAAAGAATAACAAGAGCAATACTTCACAGGCTAAAGCAGAGGAATAAGGGGCACAAGCGAAAGCAGTCTTTAGAAGTCTAACTAAGGAAGACTTATGAACCACTTAGGAAGGATAAGAAACATAGCTACAAAGCAAAAGAAGTCGTTGGAGGCAATGCGACGACACTCATCTCAACTGGCAATGCTAGTATGAAACGACACTAATCTTGTAGCTAATCTAGTCATCTCATACCACGGTAGCAAAAAAGCAAAACAAATAATATCAGAGTTAGCAGCAAAATTCCCATCCATCTTATTCTTTCAATATCTACACCATAGGTTAAACCAGTTATTCCATGCAAGTAACCCCTTGAAACGAAACAAATGTGGAATCAGTAACAAGAAGTTTAGATATCTCatacaagaaaatgatataCTATGAACAAAATCAGAAGACAACCGTAGTGTTGGAAGCTCGTAAATATTCTAGGATCTTGTAAATATAGTATAGCTTGATTTACTCCTGaaattatgtattttgattctctttttttgtttcttatgaTATGCACACTTAGCTATTTAAACCCCAACGGCTTGAAGGAATAATTAAGCTGAGGTTCTCTAGATTCTCTTTTCATTTGTCTTACTTTCGGACATGATACAAGAACTAGCGTAAAACTTAATCTTCTGTGCAACTACCAGTAGAGAAGAAACTCCTGTCCACTGTGCATCATTCCACTGACTATGTAATAGTTAGTcagaattttgaaattggaaaaaaaataattaaataggaaaaaaatatataaaaaatattttaaaaaccaCCAAACACGATTTCACTTGCACAAAtaactttcaaatataaaaataatagttttcaaaaagaaaattttatttttttatacgtTGAAATTTTccggaaaaaataatttaataggaaaaaaatataaaaaatagaaaaactcCATCATTCACATTTCGAATTGCACAAATGATTTTcacataacaaaaataatagttttcaacaaaaaagaatATACTTTCTTATATcgaaattttccaaaaaataagcGATGACATTAGACAATGTCAGGTGGGCGCGGGCGCCTTGGCCGATGTCGCCTGGGTGATGCACGCATGGGCTTGCGCTTGTGCGAGGGCATCGTTTGATGTCGCTTGGCTGATATGCGCAAGGGTCTGCCGTTGTGTGTGGGCATTGACCGATGCGTGAAGGGGTATGCCGATGTGGCTTGGGCGATGCGCAGGGCATGCCGTTCTATGCGGGCCTTGGCCGATGTAGCTTTTTGGACGTTCGTAGGGCTTTGTCGATGTCGCCTAACAAATGCGCGCAGAGGCCTGGCCTTGCGTGCCAAAATCGATAGATTTCGCTTTGCAGATATGCGCACGGGCTTGCCCTTGTGTGCAGACCTCATCCGATGTCGCCTGACCGATGTGTGCAGGGGTCCGCCGATGTTGCTTGGGTGATGCGCGCAAGGGCTTGCCATTGTCACTTAGGCGATGCGCACATGGGCGTGCATTTGTACGCGGGCCTCGATTGATGTGGGCAGGGGTACTTGACCATGTATTTGGAAACCTCTTATTTGCCAATAGAAATGTTGGCCTACTTCCACACCGGATATATTGTATAACCCCTTAAAAGTATTGATGGAACATGATAGAACATTCATATTGTCTTGCCCTACgaaaaaattgaactttaaacaaatattttaaatgggAACGTTCAATGCCAAAGTCACTAAATGGGTAAGTCAACAATCCCTGGACTATGTAATGTATTTCATCTGCAGGGTTACGAGCGAGCCATTTTAAAGAGGACTCCCCATTCATTAGATAGAGAAGATCACCAAGATTTCGCAATCCGCTGCCAAATTTATTCCAATTCCAAGAGCTCAGATCGAATTGGTATTGATATACCAATTTGATATCAGATATCAGAAAAGTATCATActtcaatttgaattttgaattgaatagaaaattgaaattatgtttTCGGAGCACAGCCTATGTTGCCCCGAATAgaacataaaacaacaatacaacaataaaagagaagaaagacaGATATTATAGATATCTCCACACGTGTTTAAGTCATGCAAACCTTATTTTCTTATACACTTCACAATCGTATTTTACTCAAAAATCCGTAAACAAAATCTCTCTTTTCTCTGCAACTCACTTTTTGAACAATGAAATCCGATTGTAGGCTTCTTTCAGATTTACGTGTTCTAGTATTCCTAGCATAAGAAGACCTACTTTTTCTAAAGTAGCATGATGATTCTTAATGAACTCCAATATATTAGAATTGATCTGAAATCCTTGTTTCTGAAGTCCATTTAACATCTTGCACATCTCCTTATACCTCTTATCATTTCATTCTATATAGAAATTACTTAAGTCAGTCGGCGGCCGTTGAGCCTCAACCAATACCACCACTGTGTTTGGAACTCTTCGGCGAACAAACACCAGAAAACCCATTATCATCAGACTCTTCATGTATTGTCACACGCTGGGAAGAAGTCGGATGTGCCGGCGAGATTCACCCATGTGCTGGTGCGTGGGAGAAAGCCCACGACTCTCTGGCAACGCTCATTCTTTGCGGAACTCACCTCTTCAATTCAACATCACTCATTAAAATTCCACTACTTCCTAACAACTTTCCAACTAGGCGACTACTTCTCCGGCGAGTACAGATACATGATTTAATAGGGTAGATAAAGCATAGAATTCGTTAGGGATGACATGTCAGCATTTCTGTTGGTTATGTTAGTTAGGAGTTTTTGAATACATTAAGGGCGGGAAATTTTGTTAGTGACAGTTGGCGTCAGCCAAGTCAGATCTAATCCAAGTATAGCTATACAGAGAAGTAATCCTCTATTGATTGATCATGAATACATTTACATTTGTCTCAATTACAATCTTCTTTTTCTACAATTCTCCTCCCCCATTTATCTCAATTACATTTCACTCGAATTACTCTGTAGAGTTCTTGTTTTAGCTTAGAATTTTTGAGCTTACAGTTGAGCTCCTAGAATGTTGTTGACAGTGGTATAAGAGCTATCGAATCTTTGGCATCAATGGTGAAGGGCACTAAGGCAATTGGAGAACCAACAGTGGAACCCCTACTTCAGAGGTAGGAGAATTGTGTGAGATGATGTAGAAATTGGAGTTCGTAAAGTTTTATCTCTGAAAAAATTGGACCAACTAGATCAACTAGCAGCTTCTGGGGAGACTCAAAGGAATAAAATCCCATAGGAACAGGAGTAAGATCCTTCCCAAAATGGCCAATAAGAAGAAATAGTAcaaagggagagagagagagagagaaaggagTCCTAACAGTTACAATTCTCACCACTCGAATTGCTCTATGGTCAAGGAtagagttgtcaaaaagggTCAGCCCAGCCCCACCCCGCCCAAACCTCGCGGGCTTTGGAAGGGCCTGAAAATgctcaacccaacccaaccctagaaGGGCCACGGGTTGGGGCGGGCTAgcctttcttttttttgccttttttttcttttcaaacttaaaattctataacatcaagaaaatgagaagattttcaaatcaaatatggcaAACAATGGTGTTGTTTCTATATTACtagaaaaatatcttttttgaaaaagaaatagaatttttttttgaaatagataTTACTAGAAAAATATCTAGTGTGATTAGCATGTATCTAGAATACTAGATACGcgaaatacatgtatctggggTGATGCGTCCCAAATACGTGAGCGAGATAGAAGAGTGGTAAGTGAGATGGGAGGGAGGTGAGGGCGCGGGTTTATACtctatgtatcctagatacatgtgaatctacttgaatagagtgtatctagaacaaattacacataattttaaGTCTATGTatctcgagatacatgtatatggACGCACAAAAATCAAATAAGATTCGTAATATTACAACACAACGTTcatctaagtaattagctcatACACTAGTGAGATTTCTGTAAGTTACCCTCAAATAAATAGTTTTGGCCCATGAGTTGACCCCGGTCCGGCCCAGATCAAACCTCAAGGGGCAAGGTCTTATATGGGTCAGGCTTATAAGCACTAATTTTAAATGAGCTTGAAAAATTCTATCCCAACCCTACCCCAATAACGGATTGGGTTGGGCTATCCCCATGGGCTAAGCCCATTTTGACGGCTCTAGTCAAGAATGGAGGTCTTGCTATCTAATAGAGAAGATCTGAGGCCATGGTTGTTCAAGTTTGAAGAATAGGCATCTCATTGAGACTCTCATTCCCTATTCATACAATCTCATATTAATCGTAATCCAGAATATTACGTTTTCTTTGCCTTCCATCTCGTGTCTATGAGAGCATGTGGTCTGTTCACAACCTTACTCCAGAAATAATAAGATAGTTCCTTGTGCCCTTAAATGAGCATTTCTAGTTTACTAGAGGACGCAAAAGGGATATCGATGCTATTCACCTAATCTTCAACAGTGTCTTATGTTTGTTGATGTTACTTTCTTTGAAACCCAGCCATACTTCACCAATCCAGGTGATCACTTAGACATTTTTAAGGTTGTTACTAATTCCATCTTTTGGAGATTCAATAACTATCTTCCCTTCATCATCACCTACAACTCCAACTCCCTTACCTATTGCTCCAGTTCAATCACCTACAATTCTAGTTCAACTTTTCAACCTTCTACAACtccaccattcttgatttatcatCGACTTCAATATCCAACATCACGTACAGATGATTCCAGTCTTAAGCTGAATCTTTCACCTACTAGGGACTTGTCTTTCACTAGTCCACATATTGCATTTTGAAAAGGTATTCAATCCAATGGTAATCCCAATCCCTATAATACTTGTTTGAGCTATCATAGTTAATTATCGCTTCATTATGCCTTTGTGTAATCTTTGTCCTCTATTTCTATCCCTGAGTCCACAAGTGAAGCGTTATGTCATCCTGAATGGCGACAGGCTATGATTGAAGAGATGTATTTTTTTACATGCTAGTACCTCCAGGTAAATCACTTTTTAGTTGTCGGTGGTTGTATCCCGTCAAAGTTGATTCAGATCGTCAAATTGGTCGACTTAAAGCCCACCTTGTTATCAAAGGTTATACTCAAATATTTGGACTTGATCATAGTGATACTATCTCCCCGTGGCTAAAATAGCATTTTTTGCCTTCATATATCCATGATTGTTGTTAGTCATTGCCCTCTTTATTAGCTTGACTTAAAAAAGTTTTTATCATCGTGATATTTCCCGGCAGAGTCTGAGGTCTTGTATGCCAATTGTGTCGATCCTATATGGTTTGAAATAGTCCCCTTGAGCACTGTTTGATAAGTTCAGCACGGTCATTCAAGAGGTTGGTATGACTCATATTGAGGTTGATCATTTTGTATTCTATGGACATACTTATAATTTGAAGGGGAGTCTTGGAGTGAACTGGTAAAGTTGCTACCATTAGATCAGGAGGTCACGGGTTCAAAACTTTAAAACAACCTCAGGCAGAAATACAACGTAAGGCTGCCTACAATAGACCCTTATTATCGAGCCCTTCCCCAGACCCTGCGCATTGCAGGAGCCTTAGTG
Proteins encoded in this window:
- the LOC125865201 gene encoding SKP1-like protein 1B; amino-acid sequence: MISLRSFDGETFEVDEAVALESETIKHLIEDDCANTIIPLHNVTGKILAKVIEYCKRHVEVPKAEDKTAKEDLKTFDVEFVKVDQSILFNLMLAANYLNIKSLLDLTCQTVADMIKGKTPEEIRKTFNIENDFTPEEEEEVRRENAWAV